A genomic window from Microscilla marina ATCC 23134 includes:
- a CDS encoding PP2C family serine/threonine-protein phosphatase produces the protein MAKKKQKLWVVVGDSVMGLNHVKNNIPCQDSHLYEEMENGWGIAIVADGAGSADYSHQGSQFVVKEGMSLFKKIVTENKWTTSKKLPEQAKWHKLAKTNLKQLRNMLAKEAEQTKKELGQLASTIMVAIFSPLGILCTHIGDGRGGYSNSEGEWKPLFTPWKGEYANETIFLTSDIWADKEVDKFVESKVINEKPFAFTLMSDGLEMHSFECSVWDEKEEKYYDPNRPYQKFFNPVVNGLVQMKQSRMTDDEIKGKWNKFLREGNEKIKNEPDDKTMIIGAYFPNGTS, from the coding sequence ATGGCAAAAAAAAAACAAAAACTCTGGGTGGTCGTAGGTGATTCGGTCATGGGGCTAAACCACGTAAAAAATAATATTCCTTGTCAGGACAGCCACTTGTACGAAGAAATGGAGAATGGATGGGGCATTGCAATTGTAGCCGATGGTGCTGGCTCGGCAGATTATTCTCATCAAGGATCTCAATTTGTAGTAAAAGAAGGGATGAGCTTGTTTAAAAAAATAGTCACCGAAAATAAGTGGACGACAAGTAAAAAACTGCCCGAACAAGCCAAATGGCATAAGTTGGCAAAAACCAACCTAAAGCAACTCAGGAATATGCTGGCAAAAGAAGCTGAGCAAACCAAAAAAGAGTTGGGACAGCTGGCCTCTACCATTATGGTAGCTATTTTTTCGCCACTGGGCATTTTGTGTACTCACATAGGCGATGGCAGAGGAGGCTATAGTAACTCAGAAGGTGAATGGAAACCTTTGTTTACTCCCTGGAAGGGAGAGTATGCCAATGAAACAATTTTTTTGACTTCGGACATTTGGGCAGACAAAGAGGTAGACAAGTTTGTAGAAAGCAAGGTAATTAATGAAAAACCATTTGCGTTTACGCTCATGTCTGATGGACTCGAAATGCATTCGTTTGAGTGCAGCGTATGGGACGAAAAAGAGGAGAAGTATTATGATCCTAACCGCCCTTATCAAAAGTTTTTCAATCCGGTAGTGAATGGTTTGGTGCAAATGAAGCAAAGCCGTATGACCGATGATGAGATCAAGGGCAAATGGAACAAGTTTTTGCGTGAGGGTAACGAAAAGATCAAGAACGAACCCGATGATAAAACAATGATTATTGGAGCTTATTTTCCAAACGGAACGTCATAA